One window of Quercus robur chromosome 12, dhQueRobu3.1, whole genome shotgun sequence genomic DNA carries:
- the LOC126708847 gene encoding acetyl-CoA carboxylase 1-like — translation MSESQRRSTMAGVGRVNGYANGLVSIRNPATISVVDEFCHALGGKKPIHSILIANNGMAAVKFIRSVRTWAYETFGTEKAILLVAMATPEDMRINAEHIRIADQFVEVPGGTNNNNYANVQLIVEMAEITRVDAVWPGWGHASENPELPDALIAKGIIFLGPPATSMAALGDKIGSSLIAQAAEVPTLPWSGSHVKTSAASCLELVPEEIYREACVSTTEEAIASCQVVGYPAMIKASWGGGGKGIRKVHNDDEVRALFKQVQGEVPGSPIFIMKLASQSRHLEVQLLCDQYGNVAALHSRDCSVQRRHQKIIEEGPITVAPLQTVKKLEQAARRLAKCVNYVGAATVEYLYSMESGEYYFLELNPRLQVEHPVTEWIAEVNLPAAQVAVGMGIPLWQIPEIRRFYGKEYGGGYDAWRKTSALATPFDFDKAESTRPKGHCVAVRVTSEDPDDGFKPTSGKVQELSFKSKPNVWAYFSVKSGGGIHEFSDSQFGHVFAFGESRALAIANMVLGLKEIQIRGEIRTNVDYTIDLLHASDYRENKIHTGWLDSRIAMRVRAERPPWYLSVVGGALFKASSSSAAVVSDYIGYLEKGQIPPKHMSLVHSQASLNIEGSKYTIDMVRGGPGSYRLRMNDSEIEAEIHTLRDGGLLMQLDGNSHVIYAEEEAAGTRLLIDGRTCLLQNDHDPSKLIAETPCKLLRYLVVDGSHIDADTPYAEVEVMKMCMPLLSPASGLVHFKMSEGQAMQAGELIARLDLDDPSAVRKAEPFHGSFPVLGPPTAISGKVHQRCAASINAALMILAGYEHNIDEVVQNLLNCLDSPELPFLQWQECLAVLATRLPKDLKTELESKFKAFKGISSSQNVDFPAKLLRAVLEAHLSSCPDKEKGAQERLVEPLMSLVKSYEGGRESHARVIVQSLFEEYLSVEELFSDNIQADVIERLRLQYKKDLLKVVDIVLSHQGVRIKNKLILRLMEQLVYPNPAAYRDTLIRFSALNHTNYSELALKASQLLEQTKLSELRSSIARSLSELEMFTEDGENMDTPKRKSAINERMEDLVSAPLAVEDALVGLFDHGDHTLQRRVVETYVRRLYQPYLVKGSVRMQWHRSGLIASWEFLEEHIARKNGTEDLMSEQPLVEKHRERRWGAMVIIKSLQFLPSIIDAALKETTHNLNEAAPNGSVEPANFGNMMHIALVGINNQMSLLQDSGDEDQAQERINKLAKILKEKEVGSSLRTAGVGVISCIIQRDEGRAPMRHSFHWSAEKLYYEEEPLLRHLEPPLSIYLELDKLKGYENIQYTPSRDRQWHLYSVVDKPLSIQRMFLRTFVRQSTSNEGLTSYQRLDTQTTLSQWAMSFTSRSILRSLMAAMEELELNAHNATLKSDHAHMYLYIVREQQISDLVPYPKGVDIGAEQEESAVEVILKELAHEIHASVGVRMHRLGVCEWEVKLWIASPGPANGAWRVVVTNVTGHTCTVHIYRELEDTSAHREVYHSVSDWGPLHGVAVNAQYQPLGTLDRKRLLARKSSTTYCYDFPLAFETALEQSWASQFPGSKKAKDKVLRVTELKFADQRGVWGTPLIPVERLPALNDVGMVAWSMEMSTPEFPSGRTILVVANDVTFKAGSFGPREDAFFLAVTDLACTKKLPLIYLAANSGARIGVADEVKTCFKVGWSDESSPERGFQYVYLTPKDYARIGSSVIAHEIKLASGEIRWVVDTIVGKEDGLGVENLTGSGAIAGAYSRAYKETFTLTYVTGRTVGIGAYLARLGMRCIQRLDQPIILTGFSALNKLLGREVYSSHMQLGGPKIMATNGVVHLTVSDDLEGISAILKWLSYIPPHVGGALPILSPSDPPERPVEYLPENSCDPRAAISGALDGSGKWMGGIFDKDSFVETLEGWARTVVTGRAKLGGIPVGIVAVETQTVMQVIPADPGQLDSHERVVPQAGQVWFPDSASKTAQALLDFNREELPLFILANWRGFSGGQRDLFEGILQAGSTIVENLRTYKQPVFVYIPMMGELRGGAWVVVDSRINSDHIEMYADRTAKGNVLEPEGMIEIKFRTKELLECMGRLDQQLINLKAKLQEARISTRAHGMVESLQQQIQTREKQLLPVYTQIATKFAELHDTSLRMAAKQVIREVVDWANSRSFFYRRLRRRIAEESLVKTVTNAAGDQLSHKSSLDLIKNWFLDSTIAKGREDAWVDDEAFFRWKDDTGNYEDKLKQLRVQKVLLQLTNIGDSISDLQALPQGLAALLSNVAPTSRAHLIEELRKVLG, via the exons ATGTCTGAATCTCAAAGAAGATCCACAATGGCTGGTGTTGGGCGTGTGAATGGGTATGCAAATGGGTTGGTTTCTATCAGGAACCCTGCTACAATATCTGTAGTTGATGAATTCTGCCATGCTCTTGGAGGAAAGAAACCGATCCACAGTATTTTAATTGCAAACAATGGAATGGCGGCTGTCAAGTTTATACGTAGTGTTAGAACATGGGCTTATGAAACATTTGGCACAGAGAAAGCAATCCTGTTGGTAGCCATGGCTACTCCAGAGGACATGAGAATCAATGCAGAACATATTAGAATTGCTGATCAGTTTGTGGAAGTTCCTGGTGGgaccaataataataactatGCCAATGTCCAACTTATTGTAGAG ATGGCGGAGATAACCCGTGTTGATGCAGTTTGGCCTGGTTGGGGCCATGCATCTGAGAACCCTGAGCTGCCAGATGCGTTGATTGCAAAGGGAATCATATTTCTTGGGCCTCCAGCTACATCTATGGCAGCATTGGGAGATAAGATTGGTTCATCATTGATTGCTCAAGCAGCAGAAGTCCCCACCCTTCCATGGAGTGGCTCACAT GTTAAAACTTCAGCAGCAAGTTGCTTGGAATTAGTTCCAGAAGAAATATATAGGGAAGCATGTGTCTCTACCACAGAGGAAGCAATTGCGAGTTGTCAAGTTGTAGGTTACCCTGCAATGATCAAGGCATCTTGGGGCGGTGGCGGCAAAGGCATAAGAAAG GTTCATAATGATGATGAAGTTAGGGCACTATTCAAGCAAGTTCAGGGTGAAGTTCCGGGCTCGCCCATATTCATAATGAAGCTTGCTTCCCAG AGCCGGCATTTAGAAGTACAGTTACTATGTGATCAGTATGGAAATGTTGCGGCTTTGCATAGCCGTGATTGCAGTGTTCAAAGGCGGCATCAGAAG ATTATTGAGGAGGGTCCAATTACTGTAGCACCTCTACAAACAGTAAAAAAGCTTGAGCAGGCTGCTAGAAGGTTAGCTAAATGTGTAAACTATGTTGGAGCAGCTACTGTTGAGTATCTCTACAGTATGGAGTCTGGCGAGTACTATTTCTTAGAGCTCAACCCTCGCTTGCAG GTGGAGCACCCTGTGACTGAGTGGATTGCTGAAGTCAATCTACCAGCAGCCCAAGTTGCAGTTGGAATGGGCATCCCTCTCTGGCAGATTCCTG AGATAAGGAGATTTTATGGAAAGGAATATGGCGGAGGATATGATGCTTGGAGGAAAACGTCAGCTCTTGCCACCCCATTTGATTTTGACAAGGCAGAGTCTACAAGGCCAAAAGGTCATTGCGTAGCTGTGCGTGTAACAAGTGAGGACCCAGATGATGGTTTTAAGCCTACAAGTGGGAAAGTACAG GAGCTGAGTTTTAAAAGTAAACCAAATGTGTGGGCATACTTCTCTGTTAAG TCTGGAGGAGGAATTCATGAATTCTCAGATTCTCAGTTTG GACATGTTTTTGCATTTGGGGAGTCCAGAGCTCTAGCTATTGCAAACATGGTGCTTGGTCTGAAGGAGATTCAAATTCGGGGAGAGATTCGAACCAATGTTGATTATACAATTGATCTTTTACAT GCTTCGGATTacagagaaaataaaatccacacCGGCTGGTTGGACAGTAGAATTGCTATGCGAGTTAGAGCAGAGAGGCCTCCTTGGTATCTGTCCGTTGTTGGAGGAGCTCTGTTT AAAGCATCTTCAAGCAGTGCAGCTGTGGTTTCAGATTACATTGGTTATCTTGAGAAGGGGCAAATCCCACCCAAG CATATGTCACTTGTCCACTCTCAAGCGTCCTTGAACATTGAAGGAAGCAAATATACG ATTGACATGGTTAGGGGGGGACCAGGAAGCTATAGATTGAGGATGAATGATTCGGAGATTGAAGCAGAGATTCATACTTTACGTGATGGAGGTTTATTGATGCAG TTGGATGGAAACAGTCATGTTATATATGCAGAGGAAGAAGCAGCTGGAACTCGCCTTCTCATTGATGGAAGGACTTGCTTACTTCAG AATGATCATGATCCATCTAAGTTAATAGCAGAAACACCATGCAAACTGCTGAGGTATCTGGTTGTGGATGGTAGTCATATCGATGCTGACACACCTTATGCAGAGGTTGAGGTTATGAAGATGTGTATGCCTCTTCTTTCACCTGCTTCTGGACTTGTCCACTTCAAAATGTCAGAAGGTCAAGCTATGCAG GCTGGTGAACTTATAGCTAGGCTTGATCTAGATGATCCTTCAGCTGTAAGAAAAGCAGAGCCTTTCCATGGGAGCTTCCCAGTCCTGGGGCCTCCAACTGCAATTTCTGGTAAAGTTCATCAGAGATGCGCTGCAAGTATAAATGCAGCCCTGATGATTCTTGCAGGTTATGAGCACAACATAGATGAA GTTGTGCAAAACTTGCTCAATTGCCTCGATAGTCCTGAACTCCCTTTCCTCCAATGGCAAGAATGCTTGGCTGTTCTGGCAACCCGCCTCCCAAAAGATCTCAAGACTGAG TTGGAATCAAAATTTAAGGCGTTCAAGGGGATTTCAAGCTCCCAGAATGTTGATTTCCCTGCCAAATTATTACGAGCTGTTTTGGAA GCCCATCTATCTTCCTGTCCTGATAAAGAAAAGGGAGCCCAAGAAAGGCTGGTTGAACCTTTGATGAGTCTCGTGAAGTCTTACGAGGGTGGAAGAGAGAGTCATGCCCGTGTTATTGTTCAGTCGCTTTTTGAGGAGTATTTGTCAGTTGAAGAATTGTTCAGTGACAATATCCAG GCTGATGTAATTGAACGTCTTCGACTTCAATACAAGAAAGATCTTTTGAAGGTTGTGGACATTGTGCTTTCTCATCAG GGTGTCAGGATTAAAAATAAGCTGATACTACGACTAATGGAACAACTTGTTTACCCTAATCCTGCTGCATACAGGGATACACTAATCCGGTTCTCTGCGCTAAACCATACAAATTATTCTGAG TTGGCACTAAAGGCAAGTCAACTGCTGGAACAAACCAAACTGAGTGAACTTCGTTCCAGCATAGCTAGAAGTCTTTCTGAATTAGAGATGTTTACCGAGGATGGTGAAAATATGGATACTCCCAAAAGGAAAAGTGCCATTAATGAAAGAATGGAGGATCTTGTGAGTGCTCCTTTGGCAGTTGAAGATGCCCTTGTAGGTCTATTTGATCACGGTGATCACACCCTTCAAAGGCGGGTTGTGGAGACTTATGTTCGTAGGCTGTACCAG CCCTATCTTGTAAAGGGGAGTGTAAGGATGCAGTGGCACAGATCTGGTCTTATTGCTTCGTGGGAGTTTTTAGAGGAGCACATTGCGAGAAAGAATGGGACTGAGGATCTAATGTCTGAGCAACCACTGGTTGAGAAACATAGAGAGCGAAGATGGGGGGCCATGGTTATTATCAAATCACTCCAATTTCTTCCATCAATTATTGATGCTGCACTGAAGGAAACAACCCATAACCTTAATGAAGCAGCTCCAAATGGATCGGTAGAACCTGCTAACTTTGGTAATATGATGCATATTGCATTGGTGGGCATCAACAATCAGATGAGTTTACTTCAGGATAG TGGTGATGAAGATCAGGCTCAAGAGAGAATTAACAAGTTAGCCAAAATACTTAAAGAGAAAGAAGTAGGCTCTAGCCTACGAACTGCAGGTGTTGGGGTAATAAGCTGTATCATACAGAGGGATGAAGGGCGAGCCCCTATGAGGCACTCCTTCCACTGGTCAGCAGAAAAGTTATATTACGAGGAAGAGCCTCTATTGCGTCACCTGGAGCCACCTCTATCCATTTACCTTGAATTG GACAAGCTTAAAGGCTATGAAAATATACAGTATACCCCATCCCGGGACCGTCAATGGCATTTGTACTCTGTTGTGGACAAGCCACTATCAATCCAAAGAATGTTCCTCAGAACATTTGTAAGACAGTCTACATCAAATGAAGGGCTTACATCATATCAACGGTTGGACACACAAACAACACTTAGCCAATGGGCTATGTCTTTTACTTCAAGGAGTATTTTGAGGTCCTTAATGGCTGCAATGGAGGAGTTAGAACTTAATGCACACAATGCTACACTCAAATCTGACCATGCCCATATGTACCTTTATATTGTACGCGAGCAGCAAATAAGTGATCTTGTGCCTTACCCCAA GGGAGTTGACATAGGTGCTGAGCAAGAAGAAAGTGCTGTGGAGGTGATCTTGAAGGAGCTGGCACATGAAATTCATGCATCTGTAGGTGTAAGAATGCATAGGTTAGGAGTTTGTGAGTGGGAAGTGAAGCTTTGGATAGCATCTCCTGGACCAGCAAATGGTGCTTGGAGGGTTGTGGTGACAAATGTGACTGGTCACACCTGCACCGTACAT ATATATCGAGAACTAGAGGATACCAGCGCACACAGAGAGGTCTACCATTCAGTCTCTGATTGGGGTCCTCTGCATGGTGTAGCAGTGAATGCACAATATCAGCCTTTGGGAACTCTTGATCGAAAACGTCTTTTGGCCAGGAAAAGCAGCACCACTTACTGCTATGATTTTCCACTG GCATTTGAGACGGCCTTGGAACAGTCATGGGCATCCCAATTTCCAGGTTCTAAGAAAGCCAAGGATAAAGTTCTGAGAGTCACAGAACTCAAATTTGCCGACCAAAGAGGTGTCTGGGGTACTCCTCTTATTCCTGTGGAGCGTCTACCTGCCCTCAATGATGTTGGCATGGTGGCCTGGTCCATGGAGATGTCTACCCCTGAGTTCCCTTCTGGAAGGACGATACTGGTTGTAGCAAATGATGTGACATTCAAAGCTGGTTCTTTTGGCCCAAGAGAGGATGCATTCTTCCTTGCAGTAACTGATCTTGCTTGCACTAAGAAACTACCATTAATTTATTTGGCAGCAAACTCTGGCGCCCGTATTGGGGTAGCTGATGAAGTCAAAACCTGCTTTAAAGTTGGTTGGTCTGATGAATCAAGCCCTGAGCGTGGTTTTCAGTATGTGTATTTAACCCCCAAGGATTATGCTCGGATTGGATCATCTGTAATAGCACATGAAATAAAGCTGGCCAGCGGGGAAATCAGATGGGTTGTAGATACCATTGTGGGGAAGGAGGATGGCTTGGGGGTTGAGAACTTAACTGGAAGTGGGGCCATTGCTGGCGCATATTCAAGGGCATACAAGGAAACATTTACCTTAACATATGTGACTGGCAGAACTGTTGGAATAGGTGCTTATCTAGCTCGGCTTGGGATGCGGTGCATACAGAGGCTTGATCAGCCCATAATTCTAACTGGTTTCTCTGCACTAAACAAGCTTCTGGGCCGGGAAGTATACAGCTCACACATGCAACTTGGTGGACCCAAAATTATGGCAACTAATGGGGTTGTTCATCTAACAGTTTCAGATGATCTTGAAGGTATATCAGCTATCTTGAAGTGGCTAAGCTATATTCCTCCCCATGTAGGTGGTGCACTTCCCATTCTGAGTCCATCAGATCCTCCAGAAAGGCCTGTTGAGTACCTCCCTGAAAACTCTTGTGATCCACGTGCGGCTATTTCTGGTGCTTTGGATGGTAGTGGAAAGTGGATGGGAGGTATCTTTGACAAGGACAGCTTTGTTGAGACTTTAGAAGGCTGGGCAAGAACAGTAGTTACAGGAAGGGCTAAGCTTGGAGGGATCCCCGTAGGGATAGTTGCTGTTGAGACACAGACAGTCATGCAAGTTATACCTGCTGACCCAGGCCAGCTTGATTCACATGAGAGGGTTGTCCCTCAGGCTGGACAGGTATGGTTTCCTGATTCTGCAAGTAAGACGGCCCAAGCATTGTTGGATTTCAACAGAGAAGAGCTCCCACTTTTTATTCTTGCCAACTGGAGAGGCTTTTCAGGTGGGCAGAGGGATCTTTTTGAAGGAATCCTTCAGGCTGGATCAACCATTGTTGAGAATCTTAGAACATACAAGCAGCCCGTTTTTGTATACATTCCAATGATGGGTGAGCTTCGTGGTGGGGCATGGGTGGTTGTAGACAGTCGGATCAATTCAGACCACATTGAAATGTATGCTGATCGAACAGCTAAAGGTAATGTCCTCGAGCCAGAAGGAATGATTGAGATAAAATTTAGAACAAAGGAGCTGCTGGAGTGCATGGGTAGGCTTGATCAACAACTGATTAATCTGAAGGCAAAACTTCAGGAAGCCAGGATCAGCACTAGGGCCCATGGGATGGTTGAATCTCTACAGCAACAAATACAAACCCGTGAGAAGCAGCTTTTGCCTGTGTACACCCAGATAGCCACCAAATTTGCTGAACTACATGATACTTCACTGAGAATGGCTGCAAAACAGGTTATTAGAGAAGTTGTGGACTGGGCAAACTCTCGTTCTTTCTTCTACAGGAGATTGCGTAGGAGAATTGCTGAAGAGTCACTGGTCAAGACTGTAACTAATGCTGCTGGTGACCAACTGTCTCATAAATCCTCATTGGACTTGATCAAGAACTGGTTTTTGGACTCTACTATTGCAAAAGGCAGAGAAGATGCTTGGGTAGATGATGAAGCTTTCTTTAGATGGAAGGATGATACAGGCAATTATGAGGATAAACTTAAGCAGTTACGGGTCCAGAAGGTATTGCTTCAATTAACAAATATTGGTGACTCAATTTCAGATTTGCAAGCCCTACCTCAAGGACTTGCTGCCCTTCTAAGCAAT GTGGCGCCAACAAGTCGTGCACATTTAATCGAAGAACTTCGCAAGGTGCttggttaa